Below is a window of Microcoleus sp. AS-A8 DNA.
TCATTTAAGTTCAGCCCCACTAGCACTTCGTCTGGGAAGTTGGGGTCAAGATCGACGACCTGGGCTTTAACATTTTGGAAGGGAGTCAAGTCCCGGACGATATTTGATTGGATATTGACTAAGTAAAGGTGGAAGTTCTCGTCACCATCTGAGTCTTGGAGATAAATCAGTTGCTGGGGGCTGTATGTCCAGAAGTACATGCGAATCCCGCGTTTTTGATCGTCTGTCAGCTTCCGGTCGTCTTCTTGCCCCACGGTTCGCAGCCATACCTGTAAGACGTTTTTCTCATCTGGCGCGAGATAGGTGAGATACTGACCATCCGGCGATAGTTGAGGACGGGCACGTTTTGGGTTGCCAAACAGAATTTCACGGGGAATAAGTGGGGGTAGCTGAGTGGCAGATTCACTGGTTGTTGTCGTTGTCATGGATGCTTCCGATTGCGATGGGTCATCTATGTGACACTTTAGCGAATTAGCCAACCGTCAAGAATAGAGTATTCCAGTAGACCGAAAACTCGTGCAGGGTGGCAGAAATAACTCACCTCTTGGGAGTGGGGAGAAAGCGCCAGAGATTGAAGATTACGGTTTATTACAATAGAACATCGCGAGTCCTAGTCGTAGTCATTTCGAGTACGATGTACTAAGGTAAACTCATAACGACTACACAGAAGAAGGCAACTGAGATGTAGCAGGTAACAATACGCCTGTGTTCTTCATCCGTGATCCCCTCAAGTTTCCTGATTTTATCCACACACAAAAGCGCAATCCGCAAACGAATTGCAAAGATGCCAACGCCAAAACTACGAACCCAATAGCGATGACAATCCCAATCCGTCTTGTAGACTCCTTTGTCAAGCGTCTAAACAATCTTTCTCCCTCCCCCATCCTGGTATGAACTCCAGCGCTGCTGTTATGGCTGTGCGGCAAATGTCCAACCGAGAACCTCAGCCACCCGTTCAACTAGTGCGATCGCATCAAACGGTTTGGCGATCGCGTCTACAACCCCCAGTTCCCGCAGGAGCTTGGGATCGGCGAGATCTACTTTGGCTGTGAGCAGCACCACTGGAATAGAGGGATTATCATCATTGGCTCTGAGCCGTTTGAGAAATGCGATGCCATCCATTCCTGGCATCATCTCATCCAAGACGATCGCATCCGGTTGTTCTGCAACGACCTGTTCTAGTCCTTCTCGTCCGGAACTGGCAAGCAGCACCTCCCACCCTGCCACATCCTCGAAACAGCCTTGCACGACTTCTTGAATCACGTCTTCATCGTCAATGACTAAAATCCGTTTGGACAACATAACTTCTACCCTCAGAGTGGAGGATGGCAAAATCTGTATCGAGCGAGCGAATCGAAATCATTAAGCGCTAGAGCATCATCGACACAGTTGACCGGATTGGGCAAACCTAATCGCAGAGACAGCCAAACCGACTGTGACTCGATCAAACCTGTTGGCTTCTAAATTACAGAAAAGAATTGAAGAACGTTTGAAGTTATAAAACTTTACAATTCCCAGCCCAAGACGGCTGCCACCTGCTCGGCTAATTCCATGGGGTTAAACGGCTTGAGAATCAAACCCGCCATTCCTAATTGTGCAAATTTAGCCTTGTCTTCGGGTTGGACTCTAGCCGTCAACAAAATCACCGGAATTCCCTGAGTGGTCGGATTCTCCTGTAATTGTTGCAGCACCTCAAACCCAGTCATTCCCGGCATCGACACATCGAGCAAAATGCCATCGGGCCGTTGCGATCGCGCCATTTCTAATCCCTCAATGCCCGATTCGGCGGTCAGAACGTCCCATTGGGCCAACTCTTCTAAGCAACCCTGAATCACTTCCAGAATCACCTCTTCGTCATCAATCACCAGAATGCGTTTTGGCATTGTCCTCAATAAATTCTTTATTAGCTGGAATAGGCAGGGTAAAGTAAAAAGTACTGCCTTCGTTAACCACACTTTCTGCCCAAATTTTCCCTTCGTGCTGCTCAATGATTTTACGGCAGATCGCTAATCCCAACCCCGTACCTCCCTTCTCACGGGAATCTGACGCATCTACCTGTTGGAAGCGTTCAAAAATGATTTCGAGCTTGTCGGAGGGAATGCCCCGCCCTTGGTCTTTAACAGAGAAAAGAGTATAGGGTATGGACGGTAGAGTCTGGGGATTTGGGATAGTGTCGTTAGTGTACTCTTCGGTTGCTTGAGTGCCCTGTTCCTCCGGATTCACTAATTGAGCCGATAGCCAAACCTTGCCACCGGGAGCAGAAAATTTGATGGCGTTGCTGAGCAGATTTGTCAGGGTTTGGATGATGGAATCCGGGGATGCCCAAACTTGAACCGGTAATAGATGAACCACAAGCTGAATCTGGTTTTGTTCCGCATAGGATCGCATGGTGTCAGCCGACTGCTGGATTAAATTCGCAGCATCGCACGCTTGCATCACGAGCTTCATTTTGCCAGATTCCAACCGCTGCAAGTCGAGAATATCATTAACCAGACGCACGAGGCGATCGCTCTGGCTCGCTGCAATTTCGATCATCCGCTGTTTCTTCTCCGGTTTCTTGTCGTAAATGCCATGCGCCACTAACCCTAGTGAGCCTCGGATCGCGGTGAGCGGAGTGCGGAGTTCATGACTGACAATCGAGATAAATTCGCTTTTCATCTTAGCGATTGCCCGTTGCTGTGTGATGTCACGAGCAATTTTAGAGGCACCAATAATTTTACCTGTTGCATCTTTGATGGGAGAGACGGTTAGAGAGATATCGACGACAGTTCCATCTTTTCGCTTGCGTACTGTTTCGTAGTGCTGAATGTGTTCTCCCTGCTGAAGTCGCTCCAAGAATTGAGCTTCTTCATCCAGCTTATCGGCGGGAAGAAGCAGAGAAATTGAACGCCCGATCGCTTCGCCTGGTGTGTAACCATATAGTTTTTGGGCACTGGCATTCCAACTGGTGATCGTACCGTCCAAAGACTTGCTGATGATGGCATCTTCTGAAGACTCAACGATCGCTGCCAATTGAGATAAAGTGGCTTCTGCTTGCTTGTAATCGCTGATATCTCGCAGGATCGCTGTGAAAAGCGTCTCGTTACCCAGGTTTAATCGGGAAATGGACGCTTCTGCCGGGAATTCACTCCCATCTTTGCGAAGACCAAAAATCTCGCTGCGCTCTCCCATCCGTCTAGCTTTGCCATCTGAGTGAGCAAAGCCGCTCATATAGCGGCGGTGGGGTGTGACAAATCGTTCCGGCAGAAGCAGGTCAAGGGGTTGCCCCAAAATTTCCTCACTCGTGTAGCCAAAAATTGCTTCCGCTCCCTGGTTAAATAGCGTAATTCGTTGGTTAGCATCCACCGAGATAATCGCATCTTTGGCAATCTCTACAATGCCTGCAAATCGAACCTGGGAAGTTTTTAAGGCGACTTCTGTGCGTTTGCGTTCGCTGATATTAAAGATGATGGAACGGCTCATGATGAAATTGCCGGATATATCTTTGAGAGCTGTTGCACTCAAACATACCGGTAGACTTGAACCATCTTGACAAATCAAGTGAAATTCTAGGTTCTCGATCCAACCTTGCTGCTTAAATTGTGGAAAATTTGCTTGAAAGATTGGCAAGCTTTCTGGTAAGAGGAGGTCAGTAAATTTTTTGCCAATA
It encodes the following:
- a CDS encoding PAS domain S-box protein, which encodes MSSSLYRRLAPYGVAIASVGMAVGLTLWLELFMTRTLGAFFYIAVFVSSWYGGFRPGLMAVSFSVLAINYFFIPPLEHLQVADPTDRVRLGIFALVAVIINLLNDNLRTSKWEVEQLSQRLLQENAERLKTALAAARMGLWNWDMVTGAITWSPEHEQLFGLAVGTFDGRYETFDACLHPDDREGLNQAITQALENHSAYQHEYRVVWADGSIHWLEGRGQAFYNEAGQPIRMTGTIMDIDTHQQAEAALKQAKAELETRVAQRTAELTQANAQLQAQLLHRQQIESALKQSAQEIQDLYDNAPCGYHSLDHEGRFIRINNTELQWLGYDRDEIIGKKFTDLLLPESLPIFQANFPQFKQQGWIENLEFHLICQDGSSLPVCLSATALKDISGNFIMSRSIIFNISERKRTEVALKTSQVRFAGIVEIAKDAIISVDANQRITLFNQGAEAIFGYTSEEILGQPLDLLLPERFVTPHRRYMSGFAHSDGKARRMGERSEIFGLRKDGSEFPAEASISRLNLGNETLFTAILRDISDYKQAEATLSQLAAIVESSEDAIISKSLDGTITSWNASAQKLYGYTPGEAIGRSISLLLPADKLDEEAQFLERLQQGEHIQHYETVRKRKDGTVVDISLTVSPIKDATGKIIGASKIARDITQQRAIAKMKSEFISIVSHELRTPLTAIRGSLGLVAHGIYDKKPEKKQRMIEIAASQSDRLVRLVNDILDLQRLESGKMKLVMQACDAANLIQQSADTMRSYAEQNQIQLVVHLLPVQVWASPDSIIQTLTNLLSNAIKFSAPGGKVWLSAQLVNPEEQGTQATEEYTNDTIPNPQTLPSIPYTLFSVKDQGRGIPSDKLEIIFERFQQVDASDSREKGGTGLGLAICRKIIEQHEGKIWAESVVNEGSTFYFTLPIPANKEFIEDNAKTHSGD
- a CDS encoding response regulator, coding for MLSKRILVIDDEDVIQEVVQGCFEDVAGWEVLLASSGREGLEQVVAEQPDAIVLDEMMPGMDGIAFLKRLRANDDNPSIPVVLLTAKVDLADPKLLRELGVVDAIAKPFDAIALVERVAEVLGWTFAAQP
- a CDS encoding response regulator, with the translated sequence MPKRILVIDDEEVILEVIQGCLEELAQWDVLTAESGIEGLEMARSQRPDGILLDVSMPGMTGFEVLQQLQENPTTQGIPVILLTARVQPEDKAKFAQLGMAGLILKPFNPMELAEQVAAVLGWEL